A window from Zingiber officinale cultivar Zhangliang chromosome 7A, Zo_v1.1, whole genome shotgun sequence encodes these proteins:
- the LOC121999299 gene encoding PAN domain-containing protein At5g03700-like encodes MAAAAKVLPSLTAIFLLVHLVTTVAASSVGHEIRRGFSAAHDTSYSQFQPLLADPTGVFSLGFLRAAASDSDSDSDQLNLVVLHLASSTALWHAALARSLLWEAPVSLSFNGSLVLSDAETGILWSTPAIDAGDRLVLLNSSNLQVQKLAEMTAVVVLWESFDFPANTLVQGQNFTSAADVKSTDQRFTMRVEESYLALYMELPGGTPPVMYWRHAAMEAKAEIVAGGGPIYAQVGEGFLGMYQNESAPVDVLPFKSFNLGIRGFRRLTLESDGNLRAYYWNGTIWAKDLEAIADRCDIPTSCGAYGLCDYSGGCGCLDGARKADRCLPAASGDFCAAGANEFGILRRKGVDLANKVLAANEKVGSLEECEASCDRNCSCWGAIYNNASGYCYRLDYPIQSLVAADESKEGYFKLRPSGGGGGGGRSRKVKVALLAVGSLVLVGTTTAAVVAYGVRRRRRGVTARVEGSMVEGLTPGPYKDLNSASFRSIELS; translated from the coding sequence ATGGCGGCCGCCGCAAAGGTGCTTCCTTCTCTAACTGCAATCTTTCTTCTTGTTCACTTGGTTACCACGGTGGCAGCTTCCTCCGTCGGCCATGAGATCCGCAGAGGCTTCTCAGCTGCCCACGACACCTCCTACTCCCAGTTCCAGCCCCTGCTCGCCGACCCCACTGGCGTCTTCTCCCTCGGCTTCCTCCGCGCCGCCGCCTCCGACTCCGACTCCGACTCCGACCAGCTAAACCTTGTTGTCCTCCACCTCGCCTCCTCCACTGCTCTCTGGCACGCCGCCCTCGCGCGTTCCCTCCTCTGGGAGGCACCTGTTTCCTTATCCTTCAACGGCAGTCTTGTGCTGTCGGATGCAGAAACGGGGATTCTCTGGTCGACTCCTGCGATCGACGCTGGCGATCGCCTCGTGCTCCTTAACTCGTCTAACCTTCAGGTCCAGAAACTGGCGGAGATGACCGCCGTGGTGGTGCTCTGGGAAAGTTTCGATTTTCCGGCGAATACGCTGGTTCAAGGTCAGAACTTTACCTCGGCCGCCGACGTTAAGTCTACAGACCAGCGCTTTACGATGAGGGTGGAGGAGAGTTACCTCGCCCTTTACATGGAGCTCCCCGGAGGCACGCCGCCGGTGATGTACTGGAGGCACGCAGCCATGGAAGCCAAGGCCGAGATCGTCGCCGGCGGAGGACCGATATACGCGCAGGTGGGAGAGGGGTTTCTAGGGATGTACCAAAACGAGTCCGCTCCCGTCGACGTGCTCCCCTTCAAAAGCTTCAATCTAGGAATCCGCGGTTTCCGCCGCTTAACCCTAGAATCCGATGGCAACCTCCGAGCTTACTACTGGAACGGCACGATCTGGGCCAAGGACCTTGAGGCCATCGCCGACCGCTGCGATATCCCCACATCCTGCGGCGCCTATGGGCTCTGTGACTATTCAGGCGGATGCGGCTGCCTCGACGGCGCCAGGAAGGCGGATAGGTGCCTCCCGGCGGCCTCCGGCGACTTCTGCGCGGCCGGAGCGAACGAGTTCGGAATCTTGAGGAGGAAAGGAGTCGACTTGGCGAACAAAGTACTGGCGGCGAACGAAAAGGTGGGATCTTTGGAAGAGTGCGAGGCTTCCTGCGACCGGAACTGCAGTTGCTGGGGCGCGATCTACAACAACGCTTCAGGTTACTGCTACCGGTTGGACTACCCCATACAGAGCCTAGTGGCGGCTGACGAGAGCAAGGAGGGGTACTTCAAGCTCAGGccgagcggcggcggcggcggcggcggccgcaGTAGGAAGGTAAAGGTGGCGTTGCTGGCGGTGGGCAGTTTGGTGTTAGTCGGAACGACGACTGCGGCGGTTGTTGCATACGGTGTACGGAGGCGGCGGCGGGGAGTGACGGCG